Within the Naumovozyma castellii chromosome 1, complete genome genome, the region attgattattattaattacTGACTTATAGTcctttgaatatattattctGCACatagatatattttataGAAAGAGAAAGGCATATAGACAATATacaatgaatgaatggTTGTACTTGCttatgaattttttttcttttatgaATACATTACGTATTTATGGATGACTGACATTAACGTTACTTCTCTCTTTCCCCTCCGCGCTCTCAAAGCCCCATTTCAGCTTGTAGCTCTCTTAGAGCTCTTTCATCctcgtcttcttcttcctcctcttgtTCTTTTGGAGGTTCTTCTATCTTATTATTAGGGACATTTGGTAGTTCCactttattcttttgttgttgttgtggtaTTGGTTCCTTCACGTTCAAagattcattcaaatttgattcCTGTGCCAACAtatctaattcttcatctaattcatcctcatcaatatcattcaTTGAAGTCATCACAGGTCTTGACACGGCTTCACTTATTTCTTCACTTAATTCTACTTGATCTCTAATTTCATCCATTGTTTCATCCACtttatcaatatttatACCCTTATGAATAGTTTTCATTGCCATAGCACCTTGTTTCATTGCCTTCATTgtttccaaattcaaattagCAGATTCTATAGAGAATAATTGTTGTTCTAATGATTCAATTTGTGAatcaatcttttccttttgatTCTCGTaaattttcctcttcttcaatgaattcttAGCCTGGATCTTATTGCCCTTGTTCAAAAAGGCACGAGCATCATTAGATTGGTTTAATATTTGTGTCTCTAGGAAGGACTGTTTCTTTGTTAAGAGATTGATATGTTCCCTGAGTTCTATTATAGCTTTTTTCGGTAACTCTTTGCTCTTGGAGGAGGAGTTATTAAAGGAGTTCTTGTCGTTACCACCGAAGAAGTAGGACCACATGCTGGATGGATGGCTGTGTGAGTGGGTGTTGCCTCTAGGTGGGATATAATCAAGataccttcttctttataaTCGATTAGGATTTAAACTAAAAGAAAAGGGAACAAGGGCTACCCAGCACAGATAGTACACAGTCACCTTAGACGGGTATTTACTGTAAGACATTAGCCGCCAAGCCGGGTAACACCGTTTAAAGTCCGTGGAAAGCGATGGCGAACGCTTATGGCGCAAGAAACAAACACGAAACAAACAAGAAATCCGAAAAGCCGGACTGAAAAGCGAACAAATCAGCGCTGTGCAATTCGTGGATGGACCCCCTCCacataatatatatatatctattACTCGTTAATCTATTTGTACATCAAAGTTCATCTTAGCAGAACACACACGACTACAGCAACACAGATATGATGCTCAGCAGACTCGGACTAGGACTCCCCAAAACTTCCGCTACAGCTGCAATCAGGATCGGGAACCGCAACATCAATTCAGCTCTCTTCTCTCAATCTGTACGTGCTAACACTTTCAATGCCATCAAATTGCAATCTGGTAGATACTTTTCCCATTCTCGTTATCTCCAGAACACCACCAAAAGCAGCAAGGACGAGCAAGATAACAGTCTGTTAGTCAAACAAAGAGGAAATAGACCAATCTCACCTCATCTAACCATCTACCAACCGCAATTGACATGGTATTTGTCCACCTGTCATCGTATCTCTCTTGTCTTTATGGGGTTCGGATTTTATCTCATCACCATCCTCTTTGGTGCAGCAGGTTTATTAGGATTCTCGGATTTTAACTCTAACAAACTCATCGACTGGTACCATACAAAGATCTCTACACCAACTAAATGGGCAATCAAGGGTTCATTTGCCTATTTGTTTACTTTACATTACGGTCTAGCTATAAGACATCTCGTTTGGGATATGGCAAAGGAATTGTCCTTGAAGGGAGTATACAGAACAGGTTACGGAGCCATGGCCTTTGCTGCTCTAGCAGGCACTTATTTATTGAGTTTGTAATAGCATCTCATCTTTAACGTATATATACATACTTacttatttattcatttaaCCGAGCAGCTTTGTTCTTATCTTATTTGGTTTATACGACAAAATCTTTTGCCCTGTGCATTGTTTTCTCTGCAGACCGCATAcgaatatttcaaagaaagaacaaAGGATTCCATCTTGACTGCATCTATCCCTCATCCTCTGTCGCGACATAACCAAATAACCATATAAAAGCTAACACACTGACCTCTTTCCTCCAATCCTTAATCAACCAAccaaacaaacaaacaatgtGGGCCCCCTTCATAGGAAGAATATCCATCACGGACTACCTCATAGTCCTTGTCATCTACCTGGAATCCataatatctttcttcttaCGACTCATACCaaatccaataatgaaCTTCTTCTCCTCCCTAATAAATTTTACTATAAACATTGATGACTCAAGTTTAGAACAAAGACTAAGACTGGCACCCACCATTCATGAAATGTGCGCCCCATTTAACATCACTATTGAGGACCACATGGTAAGAACAGAGGATGACTACATCCTTACCTTGCATAGAATCCCACCTTCTGCCAAGAGGTACAATGGTAAAGTGGTTTATTTGCATCACGGCTTGCTAATGTGCTCAGATATTTGGTGCTgtcaattggaaagaaataaaaacCTACCCTTTGTATTACACGATTTGGGGTTCGACGTTTGGATGGGCAATAACCGTGGGAACAAATATTCCACTGCTCATTTGCATAAGTTACCCAAATCAAGGAAATTTTGGGACttttccattgatgaattcgCATTCTTCGACATCCCAAACTCCATAgatttcattttgaaaattacACACGTCGAGAAATTGATATGTGTTGGGTTCTCCCAAGGGTCCGCTCAAATGTTTGCCTCGTTTGCCATTAACGAATATTTGAACTCTAAAGTTGCACAATTCATCGCTATTGCACCTGCAATGACTCCTCGAGGGTTACATAATAGAATTGTAGATACGTTTGCTAAATCTTCACCAACTTTAATGTACCTCttctttggaagaaatattttgttgcCCAGCGCCATTGTATGGTTGAGAACCTTACATCCTGccatttttaatttctgTATCGATTTCGGTAATAGAATCCTTTTTAATTGGAGATCTTTGAACATTTCACCACAACAGAAATTAATctcatattcaaaattgtATTCCACTACGAGTGTGAAATCAGTGGTACATTGGTTCCAAATATTGAGATCCCAAAAGTTTCAAATGTTTGAAGAACAGGATAATATGTTCAATTCGTTAACGAGGCCTTACCAGATTGCTAGGTTCccaacaagaacaaatatcaagataccaatattattaatctACGGCGGGAATGACTCCTTAGTGGATATCAAagtaatgaagaaaaatctaCCGGAAACGGGAGTTTTCGATATTAAAGTGGAAAATCACGAACATCTTGATTTAATTTGGGGGGAGAAGACTGATACATTGGTCATTGCTAAAGTGcttaaatttattgaattttttgaaggtGTTTCCAGAAGAAACTCCATCGTCATTcaaaattcattaaagaCTATCGAAAATcataccaataataataattccatTCTCTTGGAACAAGTAATCACACCAAATAAAATGGGCCCCACCTTTAGATCTCCATCACAATCATTATCCATCCCACCAGCAATCGACTCTCAGCACAGTCCAGCGGCAACAACTTCCACTATGATTAACAGGTATAATACATATCCAAAGAGTAACAGTAGAATTTctcaagaaaatatcatttcCTCGTCCTCACCAAGGGGATCAAGACCAATttcaccatcttcttcatcggcGGTATCATCTAGTCTAAGTTCCGAATCAGAATTAAACACGACGAACGATGGGCAATTACGATCAGGTATTGTTGTTAAtagcaataataatactttgacttcattggaaaatgatatGAAGGACGATTACGATACAGAATTTGAGGAAAAAGTGAGAGAGAGGAACGAAAATAAGCTTCAAAAAAGGCAATTGAGTAGATACTTAACTAATGAATGATGtaattatattatatggctatttatataattatcaaacaaaaagaacaaaaacTACAATATCTTGTTTTAAAATGGTTAACTAAATCAAGGAAGACACCGAATTAGAAGGATGCGAAGGACCATCTGGTAACTATTGTGCTTCCTTCTTGTATTCTTTTGTGTCAATTCGTTGTTGAATTGTAAGTACCTACATTTTTTTGCCTTCATTATTCTACTTGTCGTGAGAATCATGCTGATATTTGTGCAGCCtacaattgaatgaaaatacTAGGCCTGGATAGAATGCTTCAGCTGAAAGAACATTTCTTGAGGTTCTCTCTAAAGCttacaataaataaaccTAAACCAATTATTAATACAAATTTTGTCACAAGCCTCATCGTCATATCAACGCAGAGCTCGATGGGCCCAGATGCTGTCTTCCctaaaatattttccaagcCCATTAATAAATCTCAATCATGAGCTTACTGTAGTCATTCcccaattttgaaaaaactAAATCTTTTATTCAGTCTTATTGACATGGTAAACGCTTGAAATATGTGTATGTAGCATTGCAAATCATTAATGTTAAATCGATGTTTTTAGTTGTCTGCTTCATTCACCTTCacatatttttttgcaCAGCgttggaaaatttcaaccAGAAATACAAACAGAGCATCAGAAGAGTAGAATTGAACACTCATAACTAAACGATATAGACCGCAATCCTAACTCATCCCTTCCCATTGTTATCCATCTGTTAACAtacaaaattgaaaaatgggCTACGATAACTTTCATAATGCACGCAACCGTCCACATAAGAATAATTCTAAGAACTTCAGAAGACGAGATATTCCCGCTGGTCCTATGAATAATGtcaataataagaataatacTTCATCGAGAGGTACGAAGAGGCTACGaccaaataataacaataatactaataataataataacaacaagaagaaactggATACAAGACACAAGGATAATGACCATAACCAACGACGTTTTAAAGATGGATCTCGTTACCAGGCCCCAGTAACAGCCCCAGTCTCACGATATAATAATTCTAACGGACATAATAGCAATaacaagaacaataatAGATTACTACATGCATTACCGAAGGGCCCCAAGCATCATGATGGTTCACCGCAACCTTCATCTCCCTCTTCTTCGTCACGTTACGATTCCAAGACACAAGCATCACCTATTCATA harbors:
- the SNF7 gene encoding ESCRT-III subunit protein SNF7 (ancestral locus Anc_2.422), which codes for MWSYFFGGNDKNSFNNSSSKSKELPKKAIIELREHINLLTKKQSFLETQILNQSNDARAFLNKGNKIQAKNSLKKRKIYENQKEKIDSQIESLEQQLFSIESANLNLETMKAMKQGAMAMKTIHKGINIDKVDETMDEIRDQVELSEEISEAVSRPVMTSMNDIDEDELDEELDMLAQESNLNESLNVKEPIPQQQQKNKVELPNVPNNKIEEPPKEQEEEEEDEDERALRELQAEMGL
- the SDH3 gene encoding succinate dehydrogenase cytochrome b subunit SDH3 (ancestral locus Anc_2.423), which gives rise to MMLSRLGLGLPKTSATAAIRIGNRNINSALFSQSVRANTFNAIKLQSGRYFSHSRYLQNTTKSSKDEQDNSLLVKQRGNRPISPHLTIYQPQLTWYLSTCHRISLVFMGFGFYLITILFGAAGLLGFSDFNSNKLIDWYHTKISTPTKWAIKGSFAYLFTLHYGLAIRHLVWDMAKELSLKGVYRTGYGAMAFAALAGTYLLSL
- the TGL1 gene encoding sterol esterase (ancestral locus Anc_2.424), producing MWAPFIGRISITDYLIVLVIYLESIISFFLRLIPNPIMNFFSSLINFTINIDDSSLEQRLRLAPTIHEMCAPFNITIEDHMVRTEDDYILTLHRIPPSAKRYNGKVVYLHHGLLMCSDIWCCQLERNKNLPFVLHDLGFDVWMGNNRGNKYSTAHLHKLPKSRKFWDFSIDEFAFFDIPNSIDFILKITHVEKLICVGFSQGSAQMFASFAINEYLNSKVAQFIAIAPAMTPRGLHNRIVDTFAKSSPTLMYLFFGRNILLPSAIVWLRTLHPAIFNFCIDFGNRILFNWRSLNISPQQKLISYSKLYSTTSVKSVVHWFQILRSQKFQMFEEQDNMFNSLTRPYQIARFPTRTNIKIPILLIYGGNDSLVDIKVMKKNLPETGVFDIKVENHEHLDLIWGEKTDTLVIAKVLKFIEFFEGVSRRNSIVIQNSLKTIENHTNNNNSILLEQVITPNKMGPTFRSPSQSLSIPPAIDSQHSPAATTSTMINRYNTYPKSNSRISQENIISSSSPRGSRPISPSSSSAVSSSLSSESELNTTNDGQLRSGIVVNSNNNTLTSLENDMKDDYDTEFEEKVRERNENKLQKRQLSRYLTNE